In Gossypium hirsutum isolate 1008001.06 chromosome D06, Gossypium_hirsutum_v2.1, whole genome shotgun sequence, one genomic interval encodes:
- the LOC107900996 gene encoding pectinesterase/pectinesterase inhibitor PPE8B-like precursor (The RefSeq protein has 7 substitutions compared to this genomic sequence): MPKFSSPSSYILLFSLALCFCSSSNAGSSHEFPVNVPPAEFAGSLRTTIDAIRKVIPIVSQFGSFFGDFRLSNAISDCLDLLDFSADQLSWSLFASQNPNGKHNSTGDVASDLRTWLSAAMANQETCIEGFEGTNGIAKTVVAGGLNQVTSLVSDLLTMVQPPGSDSRSNGDRKVAEKNRFPSWFEREDQKLLQANGVTADAVVALDGTGTFTNIMDAVPAAPDYSMNRHVIYIKKGLYKENVEIKKKKWNQMMVGDGINGTIISGNRSYVDGWTTFRSATFAVSGRGFIARDITFENTAGPQKHHAVALRSDSDLSVFFRCAIKGYQDSLYTHTMRQFFRECKITGTVDFIFADASVVFQNCQILAKQGLPNQKNTITAQGRKDPNQPTGFSIQFCNISADADLLPFVNSTPTYLGRPRKLYSRTIIMQSYIGNAVRPQGWLEWNQDFALDTLYYAEFMNFGPGAGLGGRVQWPGYHALNNSAQAGNFTVARLIEGDLWLPSTGVKYTAGLGA, translated from the exons TTTCTGCTCCAGTTCCAATGCCGGTAGCAGCCATGAATTTCCGGTAAATGTGCCACCTGCTGAGTTTGCAGGCTCTCTAAGGACCACCATTGATGCTATAAGAAAAGTGATCCCTATCGTTTCTCAGTTTGGCAGCTTTTTTGGTGATTTTCGACTTTCTAACGCCATTTCTGATTGCCTTGATCTCTTGGATTTTTCTGCTGATCAACTAAGCTGGTCTCTGTCTGCTTCCCAGAATCCAAATG GTAAACACAACAGCACCGGTGATGTAGCTTCTGATTTAAGGACATGGTTGAGTGCTGCAATGGCAAATCAGGAGACATGCATTGAAGGGTTCGAGGGTACAAATGGCATCGCCAAAACAGTAGTAGCAGGGGGTCTGAACCAAGTCACTTCACTGGTCAGTGACCTTCTCACCATGGTGCAACCACCAGGTTCCGATTCCAGATCCAACGGTGACAGGAAAGTTGCAGAGAAGAACCGGTTCCCATCATGGTTCGAAAGGGAAGACCAGAAACTGTTGCAAGCAAACGGGGTAACAGCCGATGCTGTGGTTGCATTAGACGGGACAGGGACCTTCACTAACATAATGGATGCTGTGGCAGCAGCGCCTGATTACAGTATGAACCGGCATGTGAtttacatcaagaagggtttgTATAAAGAGAATGTGGAAATCAAAAAGAAGAAATGGAACCTGATGATGGTTGGTGATGGAATAAATGGGACAATCATATCAGGGAACCGAAGCTTCGTTGATGGTTGGACCACATTTCGATCAGCAACATTTG CTGTAAGCGGAAGAGGATTCATAGCAAGGGACATAACATTTGAGAACACAGCAGGACCCCAAAAACACCAAGCGGTAGCATTGCGATCGGACTCCGACCTATCAGTTTTCTTCCGATGTGCCATTAAGGGCTACCAAGATTCACTCTACACTCACACAATGCGTCAATTTTTCCGAGAATGTAAGATCACCGGCACCGTGGATTTCATATTTGGTGACGCCTCCGTAGTATTCCAAAACTGTCAAATCCTAGCCAAGCAAGGCCTACCGAACCAGAAGAACACGATCACCGCACAAGGCCGGAAAGACCCGAACCAGCCGACAGGGTTCTCGATCCAATTCTGCAACATCTCAGCTGATGCGGATTTGTTACCTTTCGTTAACTCTACTCCTACATACCTTGGGAGACCCTGGAAGCTGTATTCAAGgaccataatcatgcaatcctaCATTGGTAATGCTGTAAGGCCACAAGGGTGGCTTGAATGGAACCAAGATTTTGCTTTGGACACATTGTATTATGCTGAATTCATGAATTTTGGGCCTGGAGCTGGCCTTGGTGGCAGGGTTCAATGGCCTGGCTACCATGCATTGAATAACTCGGCTCAAGCTGGTAATTTTACAGTGGCTCGATTGATCGAAGGGGACCTATGGTTACCGTCAACCGGCGTTAAATACACTGCCGGATTGGGAGCATAA